In the Cerasicoccus sp. TK19100 genome, GCTTGAGCAAAATCTAGCTGTATTTATGTCGGAATTTTTCATGATACTCGGGTTCGCGTTGGCGGCCTATGCGATCGTAGCCAATGATTCGATCCAGACGCTTGGCACGTTCCTTAGCTCGAACGCGAAGCGCCCTTGGTGGATACTATGGGCGTGGATATCTGGCATTATGATCGTCACGGTGACCTGGGGCTGGGTGAGCAATGGCGGAGACCCGGCTTTCGGCCGACTCACCGCGAAGCACATCCCTTTTCCATCGGAGTATGGCGGCGTCTTTACTTGGGTCTTCATCTTACCCCCGCTTGCGCTCGTCATTCTGACGCGCATGGGGATACCAGTCAGCACGTCTTTGCTGGTTTTGACTGGTTTTAAAGGCATTGTGGCCGCCCAGGAAGGCAACAGCTACACCGAGGCTGTGGACCTGTTTAAATCCATGATGGAGAAGTCGCTCGTCGGCTACGCGATCGCCTTTGCCCTCGGGTTTGTCATTTTCTGGCTAGTTACCGCAAAATTAGAAAAACACTTCATTGAAACGCATGGGGATAAAACGCCTCATCCGTTTTGGACGGTGTTCCAGTGGCTTTCCACCGGCTTTCTTTGGTCGATGTGGCTCGTGCAAGACTTGGCCAATATCTTTGTGTATCTGCCACGGCAGCTGCACGTCTCCGGTTTAGTGCTGTCCTTGCTGGGCATGGTCCTACTCCAAGGATACCTAATCCGCTCACGCGGCGGTAAGATTCAGAAGATCGTCACCAGTAAGACCAATACAATCGATGTCCGTTCAGCGACATTCATCGACCTGCTCTATGGCTTGGTGCTCCTGTTTTTCAAGGTCGACTACATTCCTAAGCTTTTCGAAGCCATGGGCTTAGCAGTTCCCTGGCCGCCAAAAATGCCAATGAGCACGACGTGGGTGTTCTTGGGACTGCTGGCAGGCCGTGAGATTGGCTTGGCGCTCTATCTGCGCCACCGCAGCAAAAAGAAAATCCGCAATCTGGTCTTTGGCGATGCGGGTAAAGCCGTTGTCGGTTCGATTGTCGCGATCGTGTTGGCCATGATTGTCCCCATCATGATCACGCCCGTACCAGAGGAAGTCCAAGAGGAGGCCAGAGCCCAACACGCGACCGAAATTGCCGAATCCGAGGAAGCAACCCTTGAAGAGAGCCTGGCGGACGAAGTTCAAGAGGTCCAAACGACGCCAAACGAGCAATAATCCCGTTTCAATGGTCCAGGTGGACGTCGCCTTGGTGCTCACCTTCCGGGCCTTGGCCGGGGCGGTATTCTAGAGACAAGCATTCGTGAAATTGAATGACCGGCTGACCACGCCTTGGACAACGAACGAGCACCCAGCGGTGGTCTAAGTCCGCACAAAGATGCTGGCTGCGCGGTGCATCGCCCTCCCGTGTGCGGCATTCCCACATCATCTTGGAACGTGCGCGGGTTTCGTTGTCGGCAACTTCGATTTCCCAGGCGTTTTCATCGTAAACATGCGCCTCGTCGAAAAACTTAGCCTTCAGCTTCTGATGCGCCTCAAAGCCGGCAAAGCCATGCCACTCATTATCGCCAAATTTCAGCACCAGCCCGTCCTCGGCAAGGATGTCCATAAAGCCCGCCAGGCCTAAGTGTTCGTCGTGACGACGCCCCCATTTGCGGATCAGCTCTTTTGCTTCGTCTGCAGAAACCATGCCTCTATGACAAGAAAAAGGCCCGAAGTTCCCAAGCTAAAACTCAGGAACTCCGGGCATTTGAAATTCACTTAACAGCCTCAACTGCCTCTCAGCCTCAGCCACGGCTGGCTCTCCGGGGTAGCCGGACGCTGCCTAGTGGGCGACTTCGACCTTCTTACCCTTGGTCTGGCCAATAGCAGCCAGCAGCTCGTCGAACCAAGGCTCGTCAATGTTGAACGGCTTGCCGCCCTTGATGCGCTCGAACTCGATCGCGCGCAGGATGTTGCGCTGGTCTTCGTCGTGGCCGATCACGCCGGTCTTGCCTTCGTGTGCACATTGGACGGCGAGATCCGTGCAGCTCTTGATTAGGCGGAGGTCGTCGATATTGGCCGGAGCCGCACGGCTGAAGTAGCCGCTCTTTTGCACCATGTTTTTCTCGGCACCGAGGGCTTCAGCAAACTTGCTGCCGAAGTATTTGCCGGGGTTCACGGCGTCCAGCTTCACGTGGCCAAAAGCGTCGCGGGGCACTTCCTGGCCAGCGGCTTCCATCTGCTTGACGATGGACTCCACGCCCGCGCCTTCGGAGACAAAAATGTTCACGCAGTCGACTTCATCCATGACCTTCTTGAGGCGCTCGGCTTCGGCTTCGAGGTCGATTTCCATCTCGGGGATAAAAATCGCATGCACGTCGAGGCGCTCCTTGCTCAGGCCAAGGCCGGGCACGAAGCCACGGTCGCCAAGGATGTTGTCACGGTAGTATTTTGCGGTCGCCGCAGTCAACCAACCGCAGGAGCGGCCCATGACTTCGTGAACGATCAGCATGCGGGGGTTGGCGTTGTGCTCGGCCACGATGTTGCGGAAATACTTGGCACCCTCTTCGGCCGCCGTCCAGGCACCGAGGCTCTGAGCAATCGGGAAGACGTCGTTGTCGATCGTTTTGGGCAGGCCGATGACCTGCAACTCGTAATCATTGCGGTGCAGGAATGCAGCCAGGTCCGCCGCAGCGGTGTTGGTGTCATCGCCGCCAATGGTGTGCAGCACTTGGACGCCATCCTTGACGAGTTGATCCGCGGCGACCTTCTGCGGGTCTTCGCCTTCTTTGACGAGGCCCCGTTTCACGCAGTCCTTCACGTTGGTCAGCTTGACGCGGCTGTTGCCGATCGGGCTGCCGCCATGGCGATGCAGGATCGCGGCGTTTTTGCGCATCTCCGGCGTCACCGTGATGCTGTCGCCCAACAACAGGCCTTTGTAGCCGCCCACGTAGCAAATGATCTCCGTATCCGGAGCAATTTCCGTGTAGCGTTCAATCAGGCCACCGATGGCCGACGATAAGCAAGGCGCGAGACCGCCCGCAGTTAGAATTCCGACTTTTTTAGGTGCTGGCATAGCGAGTCCATCCAATCAATCTCCCGCCTCGTGGGAAGAAAAAACCAGCACAGCCAGCGTTTTATTAGCGTCGGCGCAGGGCCAGGAAAGCGTGAGAAACCTGTAATCAATATTTACGCGGACGATATCCCGGCTGGTAGCGCCCGTAGTCCGTCAGCAGGAAAACATCCCGCCGAGGCCAGGCGAAGCGCACCACGATCACGGCAATAATCAGCGTCAGGAATGCGGTCCACGCCGCTGCCAGCCAGAGGCCGTTTACCAGGCCCGCGACGAGGAAGCTCGTCAATACACTGCCCAGCACGGCCAGCGGCAAAAACAACGACCCCGGCGCGATATAGCCCTCCATAAAGATTCGCCCTATAAAATACTGCAGCGGCCACACGATAACCAGTGCCGTGAAGAACCAGCCAAAGAAATTAAGCATCGGCACGCCATAGTATGGCCCACTGCTCTCCCAGTGCCAATAACCGCAAACCAGCGTTGCCACCGGCTCCAGGGAGACATCGACCATCGTCGCCATAATGGCCACACAAAGCGGAATCAGCCCGGGCTTGAGCATTTTTTCCCGTGCCAGCATGTTGAAAAACAGCAGTAGCGGATAGAGCACCACCCACCACGCCAGCGGGATGGCCCAGGGCAGCTCCCCCAGGATGCGCGGTCCAAAGCGACCGGTGTAGCCGTATTCGCCGAACGGAATCCCCGTCTTGGCACCAAACATTTCGATGCCGCCCGACAACACGCCGATCCACAGCAGCACGACGATCGTCGCCCCCCAACCAATGCGACGCACCGCATCGAGAAAAATCACCGCCGAGGCCAAGATCATGAACAGCAGGTCTTCCCAGTGGCCCACGGGCGACTCATATGGGATGGCCACCGCGACCAACCCCACCAGAAACCAGATCACATACCAACCGAGTATGATTTGAAACAGTCGACGAAACATCGCGAAGAATAAGGCGCCCAAATTCTCGCGCCGCAACCATGATTCGCGAAGATTTCGCCAACTCGCTGTCCTGGCCTTTCTATCAGACGAAAGTGAGCCGTTTGCGGAGAATGCCCGCCCCTGGTTGCATTTTAATAAAATCGCTTGCGCCAAAGGACGTTTGCCCCGATGAATAAACGGTTCCAATGCCAGAACCAGAAGCCATACGTTTGCAGAAGTATTTATCCGAGCAGGGTTATTGCTCACGCCGCAAGGCCGAGACCCTGATCGAAGAAGGTGTCGTGACCATCAACGGCAAAACCGCCCAGCTCGGCGACAAAGTTGTCACCGGCAAAGATATCGTCAAAGTCGAGGGCCAGCGCGTCAACGCGCGCAAGCTCAAGCGCTGGGTCCTCATGCTGAACAAGCCCAAGGGCTACATCTGCAGCCACAGCGATCCGCACAACTCCAAAACGATTTACCAGTTGGTCCCTCCCGAGCTCGTCAGCGACAAGTTGATCTGCTGCGGCCGCCTCGATAAAGAGAGCGAAGGCATGCTGATCCTCACCACCGATGGCGACTTGGCCCAGCGCATCACCCACCCTTCCGGCGGCGTCATCAAGCGCTATCGCGTAAAACTAAGCCGCAAATTCGACACCGAGCTTATCCCCAAGCTCATCAAGGGCATCAAGCGCGATGGGGAATTCCTGCAGGCTAAAAAGATCGTCATGGCCACCAAGGGGCAAGACGTGGACCGCCGCCTGGAAGTCCACCTGGAACAAGGTCGGAAGCGTGAAATCCGCCGCATGTTCGAAGCTTTCGGCTACTTTGTGGACAAGCTGGAGCGCTTCCAAATGGGTAATCTCCCCATGAAGGGCATCCCCCGCGGCGGCATCCGCGAAGTGACAAACAAGGAATTGGACTTTCTCTTTTCAAAATAGTCGTTAGGCTTTCCTATGATGAATTTTAAGACCCGCATTTTGCTTTTCCTCGGCGCATGCCTGGCCTCGATCTCCCTCTTTGCTCAGGACCGCATGGTGAATATTTACCTGGAACCCGACATCAACGGCACCATCTATTTCCAGGAAAGCATGGACGAGCTCAATGACCTGGAGCCGCGGCCCTTGCTTGATGGCGGCGGCGCGGGCCAAGGTTGGATGTTCGTCCAATACCCGGGCAAATACGTGGGCTACGTGCCTGACAGCGAGATCCTCGCCAATGACACCGTCCGCAACGGATCCAAGGCATTTCTGCGCCCCGACCTGGCCAGCCCGGTTTTGGCCGTGATCATTGATGGCGACGAAGCCGAAGTTGCCCGCATCGAAAATGGCTGGGCCACCATTTACTTCGAGGGAGAAGCTCCCGCCTATTTCCGACTCGACGATAGCGCCGCCAGCAGCGCCCCTGCCCTTGCGCCGGCTGCCACGATCGGCAAAGCGCCCCAGAGCGCCTCAGCTAACTCAGCGCCAGCCAATTCATCCAATGCGGGCAATGCACCAGTACTACAGGAAGTCACGATGCAAGACACGGCCATCAATACTCCCGTCACCGCAGGCATTCGCCCGATGTCGCAGAGCGTTTCGCGCTACATTCAGGGTAAATTCGAGCGTATCACCGCTTGGGACCGCCTCTTCGGCAGTGACTACGATTACCGCCTCCTCGACGCCAACGACGACACCGTAGCCTACGTAAAGGTTAACGACACCATCATTTTCGGCACTATTGAAAGCTACTTCGGCCAACGGGTCGAAATCCAAGGTGTCATGAAGCGCATCAAAGGCAGTGTCCCTCTGGAAGTCACTGCGGATAACATCCGGGTGCTTCGGTAAGAGCCCTCAAGACTGAAAAAGCGCAGCCGGCGTGATTCCGACTGCGCTTGAAAATATGCGAGATACCTGCCCTCAAGGGCGGAGCATATCAGGACCAAGTCCGGGATTATTCGTTGCCCAAGTGGTATCGAACATCAGGCGCTCCTTCATCGTGAGGGTGTCGTCATCGTAGTCCGGGAAGATCACTGTGCGGTTGGTCTCGTAGCCACCGGAGAGATCATCCAGGACGAGATTACCCGAGTAGGTGTGGTCGGTGTTCGCGTTTTCATCTACGTCCTCAATCGAGAGATAATCGGCAATGTTGTTCGTGAACGTGCCGCCTTGATTGAATTCCCGAATGAGAATCTTACCAAAAGCGAGGTCCGGGCCGCCGTCATAAACTTCATCCGGATGCCCAATGCTCAGGCAATTGCGCACCTCGAAGTTCAAGTTGCCGCGCATGGCAATGCCGTTCTGGCTGTTGCTCACAAATACGCAGTGCTCCATGAGCCAGTCGCGATGGTTGCCGGTCCAATACGGGATGCGACTACTGCTGATGCGCTGGTCTTCGTTTTCGATGAGTGAGCCTTGTGACTTGCCATCGCCGTAGCCAAATACGCGGCGGATAAGCGCCTGGCGGTTCGGCGGCTGGTTGGGATTACCGAACTGGATGATGTCGCGGTGCTCCCCGGAGGTGTGGTTGCCCTCGTGGCCGAGCAGCTCGACATTTTCCAGCCAGATGCCACGGCTTTGCTGGAAGAACGCGTGGTCGTCGGCCACCGTTTGGCTCACCGTGTCAAAGACGCCAAATGCCTTCGTGTTTACGGATGCGGACAGCGCCGTATTGAAGTCCGACAGCGTGCAATCCTCCATCACAAGGTAAGTATCCTCGCGGGTCGTCACCCCGTTGCCGACATAGCGAAAGGTCTCCGTTGTCTCCCACTCGGTGCCGTCATTGAGATCGACCGTGACCGTGTAGCCCGTGAATGTGCAATTCTTCAGGCGGACACCGCGGGATTTCTTCAGCGACAACAGCGTCGTCTCGGAGGTCAGTTCAAAATCGACATTCTCTATGATGAAATGGCCGGTGGTATTTAGCCCGCCCTCCGTGATCTTGGCCCCACTGGCCCCAAGGATGATAACCGGGTCTTCGGTGGAGCTGGTTGAGAGGGCTTTGCCGTATGTGTTGCCCCAGCTGTAGGTGGTGTTCGTGGCTAGTTGGACGACGTTTCCGCCCGTGCCGATGGCGGCCTGAAACTCGGCGTTATTCGTTGGATAATGGGTCGGCGTGCGGTCGTGAGCGGCAATGATATCGAGGTCAATCGTCGCGCTGGCGGTGTCGTTGCGTGCGTCTGTCGCTTGAATAATAATCGCAGTCGACGCAGCACTGGCACTGGTCGGGCACTTGCCGCCAACGAGTCCATTGACCGGCATTTCGACCCAAGCAGGTGCGGATGTAATCGTGTATTCAAACGGCGGGAGGCCACCGGCAAAGAGCACATCGCAGCTAATCGGGAAAAGATGCTGGCCAGGCTCGACATACTGGTGGTCCAGTTGTGCATGCTTTGCGGTATCCAGCGTAGAATTGGCGGCCAAGGTTGCCGGTTCGGCGTCAACTTGCAGGTAAACGGTAGCGCCGTTAACCGATTGCCCGGCAGCGTTTTCGGCATAGATATTCATCGCCGTGAGCGTCTGAGTTGTGGTCGGCGAAAAGGTCAACACATCGCCGCTGACGCTCATGGGGATGCCGGCGTCGTTGGTATAATTACTCACGTTGCCGATGAAGGCGTCAGTCATGTCGACGGTGACGTCTTCGTTCACAAAGCCGAGATGATGCTGAATGTAGGGCTGCTGATCAAGGAAAGGCCGCGGCCCGTCGTCGCCGAGTTGGGTCACTTCGACCTGATAAATCTCGATGCGGCGCGTGTCGCCCGTTGCCACCACACCACGAAGTTGCCAGAAAATTTCGATATACGCAGTGTTTGCGGGAGCGGTGCCAGTGGCAGGCATGATGGTCTGGTTGTCGCCAAGGACGAGGTCTGCCGTCGTTTCCAAAACCGTGCCATCTGATTCGATCAAGCGCACAAAGTGGTCGGTAGAATTCCAACCCGAGCCAACGACCGCACTGCGGATGACGACCTCGTACGACTCGCCCTCCTCTGCCGGGAAGCGAAGCGTTAGGTATTCCCAGCTAGCGCCTTCACCGCCAAAGACCATTGCACCATCTGCCGCTCCGGCGTTAGCAGCGGTGGCGTCGTGGTATAGAGAGGCGGGCTCACTGTGAAATGGCGTCGTGCCGGATTCATCGGTTTCGAAGTCCGATGCGTAAAGTGAGACCGCGCCTGAGACAAAGGAGTCGATCGTTAACACACCGGTAGTAGCCCAAACCGTGGTGTCCCAAATGGCCGCGTAATTTTCGATAATGACGTTACTGGCATCGCCAACATTGACCGTCCCGCTGCCAGAGTTATCCCATAAATCATACGAATGCCCCACCGCTGGCACATAACCACCCTGCGGGACCAGCCAAACAGCACCACCATTCGTTCCCGCCAGGGTTAAAGCACCCGTTGAGTGGCTGACGTCAAAATACTCCGCATCGTCGTCACCAAAGACGTCCAGTTCGATCACGCCCGTGTTGATATCCACATGGCTGCCGACCTTGATATTGAACTTCCGCTGATTGCCGGAGTTCGTCCCTAAGGGCGCGAAAGCTCCGCCGTTTAAGGTGATGCCATTATCCTGTGTGATACTGAAGCCCTCAAGGCGGCCACCGGTTTCCACGGTGGTTGCCGAGCGCACGGAGGCGCTATCGTCATTGGCGTCGAGGAGCAGCCCGCCCGCACCAACAGCCACCCCGCCACTGGAGAGATGCCGAATCGCCGCATAGCTACCATGAACCGACAATGTGCCGCCTGCTTCAACGGATATCGTGCCACCCGAACCACCGTAGACATGGCGGTAAACGGCGGCCTCGTCTACCACCACATTCTCGCCGTCCAGATCAATATCCTGGGAGCTCGACGGCAGGCTGCCACCGATCCAATTGCCAGTATCATGCCAGTAGATACCATCGCCACTGGCACCATCGAGATCGTCTGCATCCCAGTAAACCTGGGCGGTTAGCGGGTTGGTCAGGGTTGCGCCAATTAAAATCAGCGCGCTGGGAGAGAGCAGCCAAGCAAATGGCCGGAGGGTGCCGGTTGTCATAGATGATGGGGGTTGGGGGTGTGTTTTTCAGCCTGGGGTAGGCTTCATCGGCTCCACTTGGATACAGTTAAAAATCACTGTCCCCAAATGGAATCCGCGCAAATACTAACGTTTGATTCACGTTTTTAAAAGAAAAATCAGCCAATCGAACAAACACGAGGAACTTCGCCCAGTGAACGCCAACTCCGAATCGCCCCCAATCTTCGCGCTCAACCTCCACACAACGAAGAACGCTATCGAATGCATTTTTAGCTTTGCCATTGGCGGCGGGGGCTTCTGCAATCGCCCATATGGAACTGATTGATGGTAATGCCATTTCTGAACAAATTCTGGACGAACTGAAGGCCGAGCTCGCTCAGCTGGATGGGCCCAAGCCCGGCGTGGCCTTTGTCCGCGTGGGCGAAGATCCGGCTTCCGTGTTCTACGTGAACAAGAAGCAGAAGGTCGCGGCCAATATCGGCGTCGAGAGCACGCTGCATGTTCAGCCCGAAAGCATTACCCAGGAAGAACTGCTCGCCGTCATTGATAAGCTCAATGACGATCCGGCGGTGCACGGCATTCTCGTGCAGGCACCCCTGCCCTCACACATCGAGGAACGCGTCATTTTTAACCGCGTATCGCCGGACAAGGATGTCGACGGCTTTAACGTCATTAACATCGGTAAACTCGTCCAGGAAGACCCAACTGCCTTTGTGGCCTGCACGCCCGCAGGCGTGATCGAGCTACTCAAGCGCAGCGGCGCCGCCACCAGCGGCAAACGCGTGGTCGTAGTCGGCCGCAGCCTGATCGTTGGCAAGCCCGCCGCTCTACTGCTCATGATGAAGGCCGAGTTCGGTAACGCAACCGTGACCGTCGCCCACTCGCGCACCTCGAATCTGGCTGAGGTCGTTGGCGAGGCAGACATCATCATCGCCGCCATGGGTAAGGCCAGCTTCATCACTGCGGACATGGTCAAGGAAGGTGCTGTCGTGATCGACGTGGGCATCAACCGCGTAG is a window encoding:
- a CDS encoding pseudouridine synthase, producing the protein MPEPEAIRLQKYLSEQGYCSRRKAETLIEEGVVTINGKTAQLGDKVVTGKDIVKVEGQRVNARKLKRWVLMLNKPKGYICSHSDPHNSKTIYQLVPPELVSDKLICCGRLDKESEGMLILTTDGDLAQRITHPSGGVIKRYRVKLSRKFDTELIPKLIKGIKRDGEFLQAKKIVMATKGQDVDRRLEVHLEQGRKREIRRMFEAFGYFVDKLERFQMGNLPMKGIPRGGIREVTNKELDFLFSK
- a CDS encoding carotenoid biosynthesis protein, with protein sequence MFRRLFQIILGWYVIWFLVGLVAVAIPYESPVGHWEDLLFMILASAVIFLDAVRRIGWGATIVVLLWIGVLSGGIEMFGAKTGIPFGEYGYTGRFGPRILGELPWAIPLAWWVVLYPLLLFFNMLAREKMLKPGLIPLCVAIMATMVDVSLEPVATLVCGYWHWESSGPYYGVPMLNFFGWFFTALVIVWPLQYFIGRIFMEGYIAPGSLFLPLAVLGSVLTSFLVAGLVNGLWLAAAWTAFLTLIIAVIVVRFAWPRRDVFLLTDYGRYQPGYRPRKY
- the folD gene encoding bifunctional methylenetetrahydrofolate dehydrogenase/methenyltetrahydrofolate cyclohydrolase FolD, with protein sequence MELIDGNAISEQILDELKAELAQLDGPKPGVAFVRVGEDPASVFYVNKKQKVAANIGVESTLHVQPESITQEELLAVIDKLNDDPAVHGILVQAPLPSHIEERVIFNRVSPDKDVDGFNVINIGKLVQEDPTAFVACTPAGVIELLKRSGAATSGKRVVVVGRSLIVGKPAALLLMMKAEFGNATVTVAHSRTSNLAEVVGEADIIIAAMGKASFITADMVKEGAVVIDVGINRVDDASKKKGYRIVGDVDFPNVSPKCSQITPVPGGVGPMTVAMLMKNTVAAYRRSLESNA
- a CDS encoding pyrophosphate--fructose-6-phosphate 1-phosphotransferase, with product MPAPKKVGILTAGGLAPCLSSAIGGLIERYTEIAPDTEIICYVGGYKGLLLGDSITVTPEMRKNAAILHRHGGSPIGNSRVKLTNVKDCVKRGLVKEGEDPQKVAADQLVKDGVQVLHTIGGDDTNTAAADLAAFLHRNDYELQVIGLPKTIDNDVFPIAQSLGAWTAAEEGAKYFRNIVAEHNANPRMLIVHEVMGRSCGWLTAATAKYYRDNILGDRGFVPGLGLSKERLDVHAIFIPEMEIDLEAEAERLKKVMDEVDCVNIFVSEGAGVESIVKQMEAAGQEVPRDAFGHVKLDAVNPGKYFGSKFAEALGAEKNMVQKSGYFSRAAPANIDDLRLIKSCTDLAVQCAHEGKTGVIGHDEDQRNILRAIEFERIKGGKPFNIDEPWFDELLAAIGQTKGKKVEVAH